The DNA window TTAAATCCCCGCCCAATCCGCACATGACGAGTATTGATAAAACATGGCAAGACCAGGTTGTTCCACAGGTCGTAGCCAAGGCTCGTCCCGTCGCCGAATTAATGACCGCCCTGCGCGCGGCGAAAGATTTCGACAGCGCTTGCAAAACGTTAGGCTATCGCGCTCAGGACGAAAACCCGTGCGTTTTTTACGTCAAAGTTGAAGGTAATATCAGCAAAATTGATTCTGCTTCCCGCAGCGGAAAAATGACCATTCAGGATACCAGCGGCAGCAATATTGTCGTGCAAATTGGCCCAACGCTGCGCGGTACGCTATTACGCGACGGCTATCAAGGTGCCAGCTATCAGGACTTTAACGACCAGGTTCTGTTTGGTGAGTATGGTCGGGCAATTAACGAACATGCGGTAAAAATGATCGAAGCAGCACAAGTTAAAACGGGAGAAACGGCCCAGATTTATGGCGTATTCTCAGCCTGGGATATTCCACAAACCGTTCCTGATATTACGCCAGCGAAAATTGTTCGTTTGGGAGGACAATAACATGCAGCGGCAAGAACTCGTCACTCCCCAACCAGTCGAATCTGAAGTTATTATCGAAACCCGTGAATTATCGCGTGTTTATCCGGGGGTTATTGCCTTAGATAACGTGAATTACCGGGTCTATCGAAATAAAGTAAACGTTCTGATCGGTGAAAATGGTGCGGGTAAATCCACCATGATGAAAATGCTTGCTGGCGTTGAAACCCCGTCATCTGGTCAAATTATTCTTGATGGTACTCCGGTTACGCTTGGCTCTACCCATCAGGCAGAAAAACACGGCATTAGTATTATTTTTCAGGAATTGAATTTATTTCCGAACATGAACGTCATGGATAATATTTTCATGGCCAACGAGTTCTTTCAGAAAGGGAAAATCAACGAAAAATATCAATATGAGTTAGCCAAAAAATTACTGGAAAGGCTGGAACTCAATGTCGACCCTTATACGCAACTTGGCGAGTTAGGTATCGGCCATCAACAGATGGTCGAAATTGCGCGAGCGCTTTCAAAGGATACTCGCGTATTAATCATGGACGAACCCACTTCCGCACTCAGCCAGTCGGAAGTCAAAATCCTGTTTAACGTCATTGAGCAGCTTAAACGTCGCGGCGTCACCATTATTTATATTTCCCATCGTCTGGAAGAACTGATGGAAATTGGCGATCACATTACCATTTTTCGCGACGGGCGCTTTATCAGCGAGCGCGAGGTTAGTGATGCCAGTATTCCATGGATCATCGAACAAATGGTCGGCGATAAGAAAAAGCATTTCGACTACCAGCCCGCACCAAAAGGCGAAGCAGTACTTGCCGTTGAAGGTTTGACAGCGCTGCATCCCAGCGGAGGCTATAAGCTCAACGACGTGACCTTCACCTTAAGTAAAGGGGAAGTGATCGGCATCTACGGCCTGCTCGGCGCAGGACGTACGGAGCTATTCAAGGGTCTGGTCGGTCTGATGCCTTGCCAGAACGGTAGCGTGCAGCTCAATGGCGAAAATATTGAAAAGTCGCAGTTCCAGGCACGGTTAAAAAAAGGGCTGGCGCTTGTCCCTGAAGACAGACAGGGCGAAGGCGTGGTGCAGATGATGTCGATTCAATCGAATATGACCTTATCTGATTTTAGTCTGCAGGGTTTTCGCCGCGCGTGGAAGTGGCTGAATCCGCAGAAGGAAATCACCTGCGTCAAAGAGATGATTCGCGAACTGGCTATCAAGGTTAGCGACCCCGAGCTGCCAATTACCTCTTTAAGCGGTGGTAACCAACAAAAAGTAGTGCTCGGCAAAGCATTGATGACAAAGCCGGAGGTTGTGTTTCTCGATGAGCCGACTCGCGGCATTGATGTCGGCGCTAAAACCGACGTTTATCACCTGATTGGCAAAATGGCCCAACAGGGTCTGGCAGTGATGTTCTCTTCATCAGAACTGGATGAAGTGATGGCGCTGGCGGATCGCATCCTGGTGATGGCCGATGGCCGTATTACCGCCGATTTACCGCGTCATGCGGTTACCCGCGAAAAATTAATCGCGGCTTCAACACCTCAAGATTAATCAGGCTGGAACCCATCATGAACCAGAAATATATGATTTATATGTACCTGCTGAAGGCCAGAACGTTTATCGCTCTGCTGCTGGTTATTGCATTCTTCAGCGTGATGGTACCAAATTTCCTGACCACATCTAACCTGCTGATTATGACTCAGCACGTGGCCATCACCGGCCTGCTGGCCATCGGCATGACGCTGGTTATCCTGACCGGAGGGATTGACCTTTCCGTCGGCGCCGTCGCCGGGATCTGCGGCATGGTCGCGGGGGCGTTATTAACCAACGGCCTGCCCTTATGGAACGGCAGCGTTATCTTCTTCAACGTGCCTGAAGTCATCCTGTGCGTCGCTATTTTCGGTGTCATTGTCGGCTTCATTAACGGTGCCGTGATTACCCGCTTCGGTGTCGCTCCTTTTATCTGCACGCTGGGCATGATGTATGTCGCCAGGGGTTCAGCTTTGCTGTTCAACGACGGTAGCACCTACCCCAACCTTAACGGCATGGAAGCGCTGGGCAACACCGGTTTTGCCACCCTGGGGTCCGGTACGCTGCTGGGCGTGTATCTGCCAATCTGGCTGATGATCGCGTTCCTGCTGCTGGGCTTCTGGCTGACCACCAAAACCCCACTGGGTCGCTATATCTACGCTATTGGCGGCAACGAATCAGCAGCCCGCCTGGCCGGTGTGCCTATCGTGAAAGCGAAGGTCTTCGTGTACGCCTTCTCCGGCCTTTGCTCCGCATTCGTTGGCCTGATCGTCGCGTCGCAGCTGCAAACCGCGCATCCAATGACCGGCAATATGTTCGAAATGGACGCTATCGGTGCCACCGTACTCGGCGGAACCGCGTTGGCGGGCGGTCGTGGTCGGGTAACGGGTTCAATTATTGGTGCTTTCGTTATCGTCTTCCTTGCCGACGGCATGGTGATGATGGGAGTCAGCGATTTCTGGCAAATGGTCATCAAGGGCGTGGTTATCGTCACCGCCGTCGTCGTCGACCAGTTCCAGCAGAAACTACAGAACAAAGTCATCCTGATGCGTCGCCATGAGGAGAAGCTGGCAGCGGCAGGAGCCACCAGCTAATAACGTCTTCATTACCCCACCGGACGCATTTGTGTCCGGCCTATACAAGGGAAGAAAAAATGCAAAGAAATTTCCAAAACAAAACGGTTGTTATCACTGGCGCATGCCGCGGAATTGGTGCTGGTATTGCTGAGCGCTTTGCTCGTGACGGCGCAAATCTGGTGATGGTCTCCAACGCCGAGCGCGTTCACGAAACGGCGGAAACCTTACGCCAGCGCTATCAGGCCGACATCCTGTCGTTGCAGGTCGATGTGACCGATGAAGCACAGGTGCAATCGCTGTATGAGCAGGCGGCAGCGCGCTTCGGTACGATTGATGTCTCTATCCAGAACGCAGGCGTGATCACCATCGATTATTACGATCGCATGCCGAAAGCTGACTTTGAAAAAGTGCTGGCCGTTAACACTACCGGAGTTTGGCTGTGCTGCCGTGAAGCTGCCAAGTATATGGTGAAACAAAATCACGGCAGCCTGATTAACACCTCTTCCGGCCAGGGTCGTCAGGGCTTTATTTACACCCCGCATTATGCGGCCAGCAAAATGGGCGTTATTGGTATTACCCAGAGCCTGGCTCACGAACTTGCTCCGTGGAATATCACCGTCAACGCCTTCTGTCCGGGCATTATTGAAAGCGAGATGTGGGATTACAACGACCGCGTATGGGGCGAAGTCCTCAGCACCGAGCAGAAACGCTACGGCAAGGGTGAGCTGATGGCGGAGTGGGTCGAAGGCATTCCGATGAAGCGCGCGGGCAAACCGGAAGACGTTGCCGGACTGGTGGCGTTCCTGGCGTCCGACGATGCACGCTATCTCACCGGGCAGACCATCAATATTGATGGCGGCCTGATTATGTCGTAATGCCGCCAGCCTGACATTCCTCAGGTCAGGCTACACAAATCATGTCCCGGAGGCGGTGCTGCGCACCTGTCCGGGCTACCCGACGGCACAAGCCCCGTAGCCCGGACAGGCGCAACGCGCCGCCTCCGGGTAGACCCCGGCATGCGACGGAATATTTTTAAGAGAGTAATAACTATGATCGCAAAAGATTTTGCTCAACAGTTGTTTAATCTGCAGGACCGCGTAGCGTTTGTGACAGGCGCGGGCAGCGGCATCGGCCAGATGATTGCTTACGGACTCGCCAGCGCAGGCGCTCGGGTAGTCTGCTTTGATCTCCGCGAAGACGGCGGCCTTGCAGAAACCGTTAAAAACATTGAAGCGATTGGCGGGCAGGCCTGTTTTTACACTGGTGATGTGCGCCAGCTCAGCGACTTACGCGCAGGTGTCGCGCTGGCCAAAAGCCGCTTTGGCCGTCTTGATGTCGCCGTTAACGCTGCGGGTATCGCCAATGCTAATCCAGCGCTGGAGATGGAAACAGAACAATGGCAACGGGTTATCGATATTAACCTCACTGGCGTATGGAACTCCTGTAAAGCAGAGGCTGAACTGATGCAGGAATTCGGCGGCGGCTCCATCATTAATATCGCCTCCATGTCCGGTATTATCGTTAACCGGGGCCTCGATCAGGCCCATTACAACTGCTCCAAAGCCGGTGTTATTCACTTATCGAAAAGCCTCGCTATGGAGTGGGTTGGCAAAGGGATCCGCGTTAACTCGATCAGTCCGGGATATACCGCTACACCAATGAACACCCGACCTGAAATGGTCCACCAAACCCGCGAGTTTGAAAGCCAGACGCCGATTCAGCGCATGGCGAAAGTTGAAGAGATGGCCGGGCCAGCACTGTTCCTCGCCAGCGATGCCGCATCATTCTGCACTGGCGTTGATCTGGTGGTCGA is part of the Klebsiella huaxiensis genome and encodes:
- a CDS encoding DUF2291 family protein, whose protein sequence is MFKKTWLALAVLALGGCRIVSQQELADLKSPPNPHMTSIDKTWQDQVVPQVVAKARPVAELMTALRAAKDFDSACKTLGYRAQDENPCVFYVKVEGNISKIDSASRSGKMTIQDTSGSNIVVQIGPTLRGTLLRDGYQGASYQDFNDQVLFGEYGRAINEHAVKMIEAAQVKTGETAQIYGVFSAWDIPQTVPDITPAKIVRLGGQ
- a CDS encoding sugar ABC transporter ATP-binding protein, giving the protein MQRQELVTPQPVESEVIIETRELSRVYPGVIALDNVNYRVYRNKVNVLIGENGAGKSTMMKMLAGVETPSSGQIILDGTPVTLGSTHQAEKHGISIIFQELNLFPNMNVMDNIFMANEFFQKGKINEKYQYELAKKLLERLELNVDPYTQLGELGIGHQQMVEIARALSKDTRVLIMDEPTSALSQSEVKILFNVIEQLKRRGVTIIYISHRLEELMEIGDHITIFRDGRFISEREVSDASIPWIIEQMVGDKKKHFDYQPAPKGEAVLAVEGLTALHPSGGYKLNDVTFTLSKGEVIGIYGLLGAGRTELFKGLVGLMPCQNGSVQLNGENIEKSQFQARLKKGLALVPEDRQGEGVVQMMSIQSNMTLSDFSLQGFRRAWKWLNPQKEITCVKEMIRELAIKVSDPELPITSLSGGNQQKVVLGKALMTKPEVVFLDEPTRGIDVGAKTDVYHLIGKMAQQGLAVMFSSSELDEVMALADRILVMADGRITADLPRHAVTREKLIAASTPQD
- a CDS encoding ABC transporter permease; the encoded protein is MNQKYMIYMYLLKARTFIALLLVIAFFSVMVPNFLTTSNLLIMTQHVAITGLLAIGMTLVILTGGIDLSVGAVAGICGMVAGALLTNGLPLWNGSVIFFNVPEVILCVAIFGVIVGFINGAVITRFGVAPFICTLGMMYVARGSALLFNDGSTYPNLNGMEALGNTGFATLGSGTLLGVYLPIWLMIAFLLLGFWLTTKTPLGRYIYAIGGNESAARLAGVPIVKAKVFVYAFSGLCSAFVGLIVASQLQTAHPMTGNMFEMDAIGATVLGGTALAGGRGRVTGSIIGAFVIVFLADGMVMMGVSDFWQMVIKGVVIVTAVVVDQFQQKLQNKVILMRRHEEKLAAAGATS
- a CDS encoding SDR family oxidoreductase: MQRNFQNKTVVITGACRGIGAGIAERFARDGANLVMVSNAERVHETAETLRQRYQADILSLQVDVTDEAQVQSLYEQAAARFGTIDVSIQNAGVITIDYYDRMPKADFEKVLAVNTTGVWLCCREAAKYMVKQNHGSLINTSSGQGRQGFIYTPHYAASKMGVIGITQSLAHELAPWNITVNAFCPGIIESEMWDYNDRVWGEVLSTEQKRYGKGELMAEWVEGIPMKRAGKPEDVAGLVAFLASDDARYLTGQTINIDGGLIMS
- a CDS encoding SDR family oxidoreductase, whose amino-acid sequence is MIAKDFAQQLFNLQDRVAFVTGAGSGIGQMIAYGLASAGARVVCFDLREDGGLAETVKNIEAIGGQACFYTGDVRQLSDLRAGVALAKSRFGRLDVAVNAAGIANANPALEMETEQWQRVIDINLTGVWNSCKAEAELMQEFGGGSIINIASMSGIIVNRGLDQAHYNCSKAGVIHLSKSLAMEWVGKGIRVNSISPGYTATPMNTRPEMVHQTREFESQTPIQRMAKVEEMAGPALFLASDAASFCTGVDLVVDGGFVCW